From Terriglobales bacterium, one genomic window encodes:
- a CDS encoding type ISP restriction/modification enzyme, with product MQHLNLKPNHKPVKDYYAALGQYGHLYVDHEMAVRSAFGALLEKCARQFDWTLVPEYLFKRPKASPLRVDGALLDTFRLARGYWEAKDEHDDLAKEAQRKLELGYPRTNMLFQAPERAILWQGGVRKLDEDISRPQALVDVLKQFFDYREPHHQEWEDAVQDFSSRLPEIGDAAKALIERERRTNLAFVESFDAFYELCRQTINPNLSKDAVEGMLIQHLLTERIFRKIFDNPDFTRRNVIAVEIEKVIYTLTARAFNRDAFLRDLDRFYKAIELNAQDAKDYSEKQTFLNTVYERFFQGYSPKEADTHGIVYTPQPIVNFMVRSVEEILQKEFGRSLSDKEVHILDPFVGTGNFIMRVMKEIKTSALPHKYGNELHCNEVMLLPYYLASMNIEHEYLERIGEYKPFPGICLVDTFELAEPEQPSLGFMTAENAVRVRRQKESPIFVILGNPPYNAWQVDENDNNKNRKYRTLDAKISSTYRKDSKAGLTIAVNDPYVKAIRWASDRIGEEGIVAFVTNNSFIDQAAFDGMRKHLAQDFSSIYLLDLGGNVRKNPKLSGTINNVFGIQVGVGISLFIRHKMSASQEHELWYARVDEWWRKEQKYNFLDAAGARARIDWSRIVPDSKFNWLTTGLRKEFGLFLPLGNKETKFSDEGRTIYGVFSNGVKTNRDAWVYNFSRSNLEANMQRMVENYNREVIRLRHANPQPKNIDEFLDPDPRRIGWSGDLKAAAKRGELAEYTTTRIRRALYRPFTECTFYFDRLLNNSVYQFPTIFPDENSEQENRAICLPGIGNRMGYSCFVTARIPALDFAFEKAQCFPFYTYAESGGNRRENITDWALDQFRSHYNASINKWQIFYYVYAILHHPAYRERYQANLKRELPHIPFAPDFNAFSNAGERLAGLHINYQKQKEYPLEKMEKPGEKLDWRVEKMRLSRDKTSVFYNRFLTLRGIPSEAFEYRLGNRSALEWIIDQYQVSTDQRSGIVNDPNRVDDPEYIVRLIGQVITISLETMKVVKGLPDLGLPAEDKAQAQTVQ from the coding sequence ATGCAACACCTGAATCTCAAGCCCAACCACAAGCCGGTTAAAGATTATTACGCCGCCCTTGGTCAATATGGACATCTGTACGTCGACCACGAAATGGCAGTTCGCTCCGCCTTCGGTGCCCTACTGGAGAAGTGCGCCCGTCAGTTTGACTGGACACTAGTTCCGGAATACTTATTCAAGCGGCCAAAGGCGTCACCGCTTCGGGTTGACGGCGCCCTGCTCGACACATTCCGTCTTGCCCGTGGCTACTGGGAAGCCAAGGACGAACATGACGACCTCGCCAAGGAGGCGCAAAGGAAGCTCGAGCTCGGTTACCCACGAACAAACATGCTATTCCAAGCGCCCGAGCGCGCCATTCTCTGGCAGGGCGGTGTTCGCAAACTCGACGAAGATATATCACGTCCGCAGGCGTTGGTCGATGTTCTTAAACAGTTCTTCGACTACCGCGAGCCCCACCATCAGGAATGGGAGGACGCGGTTCAAGATTTTTCATCTCGGCTGCCTGAGATTGGAGACGCTGCAAAAGCACTCATCGAAAGGGAAAGGCGTACCAATCTAGCGTTCGTCGAGAGCTTTGATGCTTTTTATGAACTCTGCCGCCAAACAATCAATCCCAACCTCAGCAAAGATGCAGTTGAAGGAATGCTCATCCAGCACCTTCTCACGGAACGCATCTTCCGCAAAATTTTCGATAATCCTGATTTTACGCGCCGCAATGTCATCGCCGTCGAGATTGAAAAAGTCATATACACCCTCACCGCGCGGGCTTTCAACCGGGATGCATTCCTGCGCGACCTTGATCGTTTTTACAAGGCCATCGAACTAAACGCCCAAGATGCCAAGGACTACTCGGAAAAACAAACGTTCTTGAACACGGTCTACGAGCGCTTTTTCCAGGGCTATTCGCCTAAAGAAGCAGATACCCATGGAATTGTCTATACGCCGCAACCCATCGTTAATTTTATGGTGCGTAGTGTCGAGGAAATCCTGCAGAAGGAATTTGGCCGCTCCTTAAGCGACAAGGAAGTACATATTCTCGACCCATTCGTGGGCACTGGCAATTTCATCATGCGCGTGATGAAGGAAATTAAGACCTCCGCCCTGCCGCATAAGTACGGAAATGAACTCCACTGCAATGAGGTCATGCTTTTGCCTTACTATCTTGCCAGCATGAATATCGAACACGAATATTTGGAGCGCATAGGTGAGTACAAGCCATTTCCTGGAATCTGTCTTGTGGACACATTCGAGCTTGCTGAGCCAGAGCAGCCATCGCTCGGATTTATGACCGCCGAAAATGCAGTACGCGTGAGGCGACAGAAAGAATCTCCGATTTTTGTCATTCTGGGCAATCCGCCTTATAACGCCTGGCAGGTGGACGAAAACGATAACAACAAAAATAGAAAATATCGCACGCTGGATGCCAAAATATCTTCCACGTACCGGAAAGATTCCAAGGCAGGTCTTACCATCGCGGTCAATGACCCATATGTAAAGGCAATACGCTGGGCATCTGACCGCATCGGCGAAGAGGGGATCGTGGCATTTGTGACCAATAACAGCTTCATAGATCAAGCTGCCTTTGATGGAATGCGCAAACACCTGGCCCAGGATTTCAGCTCGATATATCTTCTTGACTTGGGCGGAAACGTTAGAAAGAACCCCAAGCTCTCGGGAACGATAAACAACGTGTTCGGAATCCAGGTCGGTGTAGGAATTAGCTTGTTCATACGACACAAAATGTCCGCGAGTCAGGAACATGAATTATGGTACGCCCGAGTGGACGAATGGTGGCGTAAAGAGCAAAAATACAATTTTCTCGATGCCGCAGGAGCCAGGGCACGCATTGACTGGAGCCGAATTGTACCGGACTCGAAGTTCAACTGGCTTACGACCGGGCTGCGGAAAGAGTTCGGCTTGTTCCTGCCCCTCGGAAATAAAGAAACCAAATTTTCCGACGAAGGGCGCACAATATATGGCGTATTTAGCAACGGCGTAAAAACCAACCGCGACGCGTGGGTCTACAATTTTTCGCGTAGTAATCTAGAAGCAAACATGCAGCGCATGGTCGAAAACTATAATCGGGAAGTCATTCGGCTCCGCCATGCGAATCCTCAACCAAAGAATATCGATGAGTTTCTGGACCCCGATCCAAGACGCATCGGTTGGAGTGGGGATCTAAAAGCTGCTGCTAAGCGCGGCGAGCTTGCTGAGTACACTACGACTCGGATCAGGAGGGCATTGTACCGCCCTTTCACCGAATGCACCTTCTATTTTGACAGGTTACTCAACAACAGTGTCTATCAGTTCCCGACCATTTTTCCTGACGAGAACTCGGAGCAAGAGAACCGGGCTATCTGTTTGCCCGGCATTGGCAACCGTATGGGATACAGCTGTTTTGTAACGGCTCGCATTCCGGCACTAGATTTCGCATTCGAGAAAGCACAGTGCTTTCCCTTCTATACCTATGCTGAAAGTGGCGGTAACCGCCGGGAGAACATCACGGACTGGGCACTGGACCAGTTCCGTTCCCACTACAACGCTTCAATCAACAAATGGCAAATCTTTTATTATGTTTATGCCATTCTGCATCATCCAGCATATCGCGAGCGCTACCAAGCGAATCTAAAACGAGAACTGCCCCATATCCCCTTTGCGCCTGACTTCAATGCCTTCTCCAATGCAGGCGAGCGCCTGGCTGGCCTGCATATTAATTACCAAAAGCAGAAAGAATATCCGCTAGAAAAGATGGAAAAGCCAGGAGAAAAACTCGACTGGCGTGTTGAAAAAATGCGGCTAAGTCGCGACAAAACATCTGTCTTCTACAACCGGTTCCTGACTTTGAGGGGTATTCCTTCGGAAGCGTTCGAGTACCGCCTCGGAAACCGCTCAGCCTTGGAATGGATCATTGATCAGTATCAGGTCAGCACCGACCAGCGTAGCGGCATTGTGAATGACCCGAACCGAGTTGATGATCCCGAATATATCGTCCGCTTGATCGGCCAAGTGATCACTATCAGCTTGGAAACCATGAAGGTTGTCAAGGGCCTTCCCGATTTGGGACTCCCCGCCGAAGATAAAGCTCAAGCGCAAACTGTTCAGTGA
- a CDS encoding PilZ domain-containing protein — MSALQSVQQYSTTRRFPRYVVDRSVSALLQWEGSPYLTLAGRCRVMSEGGMGIVLPQQLNIGQVVFLELANALRVYGAVRNLHGFTHGFEFVLLRDAQRSSIRRLCGSWSTL; from the coding sequence ATGTCCGCGTTGCAATCCGTGCAGCAATACTCCACTACTCGTCGTTTCCCGCGCTACGTGGTTGATCGGTCCGTGAGCGCGCTGCTGCAGTGGGAAGGCTCTCCCTATCTGACGCTTGCCGGACGCTGCCGGGTGATGAGCGAAGGCGGCATGGGAATCGTACTGCCGCAGCAGCTGAACATTGGACAAGTAGTGTTTCTGGAGTTGGCAAATGCACTGCGCGTCTATGGGGCAGTTCGCAATCTGCATGGATTCACCCACGGCTTCGAATTCGTTCTGCTGCGAGATGCGCAGCGGAGCTCGATTCGACGCCTGTGCGGCTCGTGGAGCACATTGTAA
- the dinB gene encoding DNA polymerase IV, with protein sequence MSSPAFTRTIFHLDMDAFFVSVEELFDPGLKGKAVVVGGQRDERGVVSAASYEARKFGVHSAMPLRTAARLAPHAIFVDGHPQRYREYSDRVYGVLQHFSPKVEMVSIDEAYLDMTGTERLHGPPLRAAANLHQAIQAETKLNCSIGIATSRLVAKVSSDQAKPNGVLWVLPENEARFLSPLEIRRIPGVGKVTEQSLHGLGIRTVGDLSRFDENFLQERFGKWGLALAGKARGEDAGGWFDSEVGADEDPKSISHEHTFSVDTADPQVLESTLARLTEMVARRLREAKLHARTIQLKLRYSDFSTYTRAHSLPHSTQLDTEILEQVRGLFRANWRKGAAVRLLGVQVSSFGDSEGQLDLLDGERNQRWRQALSAADHLRDKYGESAVSLGGGLKARFRERVHENPAGLPGKKPKGQ encoded by the coding sequence ATGTCCTCCCCTGCCTTTACGCGCACCATTTTCCACCTGGACATGGACGCCTTCTTTGTCTCGGTTGAGGAGCTGTTTGATCCCGGGTTGAAGGGCAAAGCGGTCGTTGTGGGGGGTCAGCGGGACGAACGCGGCGTGGTCTCTGCGGCGTCGTACGAGGCGCGCAAGTTCGGAGTGCATTCGGCCATGCCGTTGCGCACGGCCGCGCGGCTCGCGCCCCATGCCATCTTTGTTGATGGCCATCCCCAGAGGTATCGCGAATACTCCGACCGAGTTTACGGCGTGCTGCAGCACTTCTCCCCCAAAGTAGAGATGGTCTCGATTGATGAGGCCTATCTCGACATGACCGGCACCGAACGTCTTCATGGACCGCCTTTGCGGGCGGCGGCGAACCTGCATCAGGCGATTCAGGCGGAAACAAAATTGAACTGCTCGATTGGCATCGCAACCTCCCGACTGGTGGCAAAGGTCTCTTCCGATCAAGCCAAGCCCAACGGTGTGCTCTGGGTCTTGCCCGAAAACGAGGCGCGCTTTCTGTCGCCACTGGAGATTCGGCGTATCCCGGGAGTCGGCAAGGTAACGGAGCAAAGCCTGCATGGGCTTGGCATTCGCACCGTCGGCGATCTCAGTCGCTTCGATGAAAATTTTCTGCAAGAGCGCTTTGGCAAATGGGGATTGGCACTGGCCGGCAAGGCGCGCGGCGAAGACGCCGGAGGCTGGTTCGATTCCGAGGTGGGCGCCGACGAAGATCCCAAATCTATCAGCCACGAACATACCTTCTCTGTGGATACCGCCGATCCGCAGGTTTTGGAATCCACCCTGGCACGCTTGACGGAGATGGTGGCGCGACGGCTGCGCGAGGCAAAGCTGCACGCTCGAACCATTCAACTCAAGTTGCGTTACTCCGACTTCAGCACCTATACGCGGGCGCATTCTTTGCCGCACTCGACGCAACTTGATACAGAAATTCTCGAGCAGGTGCGCGGGCTTTTCCGTGCAAACTGGCGAAAGGGAGCGGCGGTGCGGCTCCTGGGAGTGCAGGTCTCTTCCTTCGGCGACTCTGAAGGCCAGCTGGACCTGCTCGATGGCGAGCGCAATCAGCGCTGGCGGCAAGCACTCTCCGCCGCGGACCACCTGCGCGATAAATATGGCGAATCGGCGGTGTCGCTTGGCGGCGGCCTGAAGGCGCGTTTCCGCGAGCGTGTGCACGAGAACCCTGCGGGTTTGCCCGGCAAAAAACCGAAAGGCCAATGA
- a CDS encoding PilZ domain-containing protein, which translates to MPLECLVVSRHQPSIRALGAVLEELHIASEICSEPQHALDQMERRHFGAVVLDFDTRGAAQLLASARMTSTHQKSVIFAAISRCTATGSAFELGANFVLYKPLTGEQVGRALRAARGFMRPERRELARHRMEALAYISWDKESPSPALLIDVNERGVAIQAAGPISAAGPVQVRLLFPGTLIEAKGEITWADTQGRAGIQLLELAPRDRRELKNWVTTQSEKGRTVPANGHRTKARAMAAKQGGYR; encoded by the coding sequence ATGCCTCTTGAATGTTTAGTGGTCTCGCGGCACCAGCCTTCGATTCGCGCCTTGGGCGCGGTGCTTGAGGAGTTGCACATTGCCAGCGAAATCTGCTCCGAGCCGCAACACGCACTGGATCAGATGGAGCGCCGCCATTTCGGCGCAGTCGTGCTCGATTTCGATACCCGCGGCGCGGCCCAACTGTTGGCGTCAGCTCGTATGACATCAACCCATCAGAAATCAGTAATCTTTGCCGCCATCAGCCGCTGCACCGCAACCGGCAGCGCTTTCGAATTAGGCGCCAACTTTGTGCTTTACAAACCGCTGACCGGGGAACAGGTAGGCCGAGCTTTGCGCGCGGCACGCGGGTTCATGCGTCCGGAGCGCCGCGAGTTGGCGCGCCATCGCATGGAGGCGCTGGCATATATCAGTTGGGACAAAGAGTCGCCCTCTCCCGCCCTGCTTATCGACGTGAATGAAAGGGGAGTGGCGATCCAGGCCGCTGGCCCAATCTCTGCAGCCGGTCCCGTGCAGGTACGACTTCTTTTTCCAGGAACCTTGATCGAAGCTAAAGGCGAAATTACTTGGGCTGATACCCAAGGCCGGGCTGGCATTCAACTCCTGGAGCTTGCGCCACGCGACCGTCGCGAACTGAAGAACTGGGTAACCACTCAATCCGAGAAGGGACGGACGGTTCCTGCCAATGGGCATCGTACGAAAGCCCGCGCAATGGCGGCCAAGCAGGGCGGATACCGTTAG
- a CDS encoding tetratricopeptide repeat protein yields MSLPERPRFHKLLTVLLALLFCSAVYLFAWPQPNIFYAGVVVLHVVVGLLTSIVLAITVWRKLRQETAIARLGWALLVAGAALGLVLIYTGTPRSDWNRLYLHIVLCTAGVGFLLADWGGRRGWLRNVPAATVVRSIAVLALLAGLGAAAWYTRTAVWQRSARIQNPDIPPASMDAEGDGPQGAFFPSSAQVKGGGKIPSKFFMESDSCKRCHEDIYNQWYSSAHHFSSFNNQWYRKSIEYMQDVVGTRPSKWCGGCHDPAVLYSGMMDTPIRQIIHTPEAQAGLGCMMCHSIAQVKSTMGQGDFYLEYPKLHELAATKNPLARRVHDFLVNLNPEPHRRVFLKPFMRQQTAEFCSSCHKVHLDVPVNHYRWIRGFNEYDNWQASGVSGQGARSFYYPAKPQQCADCHMPLAASKDAGNIAGFVHSHRFPAANTALPTANEDAAQLKLTENFLKNNAMSVDIFAVSPARSKAEATMAPQAELATTFAVGEEAEAKPTKGESGAAAPVTAPLNRVQAVVRRGDDVLVDTVVRTRKVGHFFPGGTVDAYDVWLELKATDDRGQTLFWSGMVEDNGKGPVEAGAHFYRSLQVDAHGNPINKRNAWATRSLVYVHLIPPGAADTAHFRLHIPDNAGDKIKLQARLCYRKFAWWNTQFAFAGVPDPKQSKVSDPQHPLTTPEYDDTHYSIKGPVRDVSAKQQEIPDLPIVPVAEDEVTLQVAPRAAPTPQPKVELQAADWTRWNDYGIGLLLQGDLKGAAAGFEKITQIDPKNPDGWVNIGRVAQQEGDMERARVVLEKALALAPNLARANFFYAKVLRNDGRYEEAAQHLRTVLEQYPRDRVARNDLGRILFLQRRYGDAVKQFQAVLSVDPEDLQAHYNLMLCYTGMGDAKQAREHQLRYLRFKADEAAQTITGPYRRLHPEDNNERQPIHEHVSVPLAALKAKPGGLRTSAASGAGR; encoded by the coding sequence ATGTCACTCCCCGAGAGGCCTCGCTTTCACAAACTGCTGACCGTACTCCTCGCTCTACTGTTCTGTTCGGCGGTTTATCTCTTTGCGTGGCCGCAGCCCAACATCTTTTATGCCGGAGTCGTGGTCTTGCACGTCGTGGTGGGACTGCTGACCAGCATTGTCCTGGCTATTACGGTGTGGCGGAAGTTGCGTCAGGAAACCGCGATTGCTCGGCTTGGCTGGGCGCTGCTTGTGGCTGGCGCTGCGCTGGGTTTGGTCCTTATTTATACCGGCACCCCACGCAGCGACTGGAACCGGCTGTATCTCCACATTGTGCTGTGCACCGCGGGAGTGGGCTTTCTGCTGGCTGATTGGGGCGGCCGTCGCGGCTGGCTACGTAATGTTCCGGCAGCAACAGTGGTACGCAGTATCGCGGTGCTCGCGTTGCTCGCTGGGCTGGGCGCTGCGGCTTGGTACACCCGCACAGCGGTCTGGCAGCGGAGCGCGCGGATTCAGAATCCGGACATTCCTCCCGCCAGCATGGACGCTGAGGGCGACGGCCCCCAGGGTGCCTTCTTTCCCAGTTCAGCCCAGGTCAAGGGTGGGGGAAAGATTCCCAGCAAGTTCTTCATGGAGTCGGATTCCTGCAAGCGCTGCCATGAAGATATCTACAACCAGTGGTACAGCTCGGCCCACCATTTTTCTTCCTTCAACAATCAGTGGTATCGCAAGAGCATTGAATATATGCAGGACGTAGTCGGCACGCGGCCTTCAAAGTGGTGCGGCGGCTGCCATGACCCGGCGGTGCTCTACAGCGGGATGATGGATACGCCGATCCGGCAGATCATCCATACTCCGGAAGCCCAGGCAGGACTGGGCTGCATGATGTGCCACTCCATCGCGCAGGTCAAAAGCACCATGGGTCAGGGCGACTTCTACTTGGAATACCCCAAGCTTCACGAACTGGCGGCTACGAAGAATCCGCTCGCTCGCCGTGTCCATGATTTCCTGGTCAACTTGAATCCGGAACCGCACCGCAGAGTGTTTCTGAAGCCATTTATGCGGCAGCAGACCGCCGAATTCTGCTCTAGTTGCCACAAAGTCCATCTCGACGTGCCGGTGAATCATTATCGCTGGATCCGCGGCTTCAACGAGTACGACAATTGGCAGGCCAGCGGCGTCTCCGGCCAGGGAGCCCGGTCGTTTTACTATCCCGCCAAGCCGCAGCAATGCGCCGATTGCCATATGCCGCTCGCCGCCTCCAAGGACGCGGGCAATATCGCTGGGTTTGTGCACTCCCACCGATTTCCTGCCGCCAACACTGCGCTTCCCACCGCCAATGAAGATGCCGCACAGCTCAAGCTCACAGAAAATTTCCTGAAAAACAACGCCATGAGCGTGGATATCTTCGCAGTCTCGCCCGCGCGCTCCAAAGCCGAAGCGACCATGGCTCCCCAGGCCGAACTGGCGACAACTTTTGCAGTAGGTGAGGAAGCGGAGGCCAAGCCAACCAAAGGTGAGTCAGGCGCCGCCGCTCCGGTTACTGCGCCGCTTAACCGCGTTCAGGCGGTGGTTCGCCGCGGCGATGATGTGCTGGTGGACACGGTGGTCCGCACGCGCAAGGTGGGACACTTTTTCCCCGGCGGAACGGTTGATGCTTACGATGTCTGGCTGGAACTGAAGGCCACCGATGATCGCGGGCAGACGCTGTTCTGGAGCGGGATGGTGGAAGACAACGGCAAGGGCCCGGTCGAAGCTGGAGCGCACTTCTATCGCTCCTTGCAGGTGGACGCGCACGGCAATCCCATCAATAAGCGTAATGCCTGGGCCACCAGGTCGCTGGTTTACGTCCACTTGATTCCGCCGGGCGCGGCTGATACCGCTCACTTTCGCCTACACATTCCTGATAATGCGGGCGACAAGATCAAACTGCAGGCCCGGCTGTGCTATCGCAAGTTCGCCTGGTGGAACACGCAATTCGCGTTTGCTGGTGTGCCCGATCCCAAGCAGTCCAAAGTCTCTGATCCGCAACACCCGCTTACCACGCCTGAATACGACGACACACACTATTCGATCAAAGGCCCGGTGCGAGACGTCTCCGCCAAACAACAGGAAATTCCTGACCTGCCCATCGTGCCCGTGGCCGAAGACGAAGTTACGTTGCAGGTCGCGCCCCGGGCAGCACCCACGCCGCAGCCCAAGGTAGAACTCCAGGCAGCAGATTGGACGCGCTGGAACGATTACGGGATCGGCCTACTGCTGCAAGGAGATTTGAAAGGCGCTGCCGCCGGGTTCGAGAAAATCACGCAGATTGATCCTAAAAATCCAGACGGTTGGGTCAACATCGGAAGAGTGGCCCAGCAGGAAGGCGACATGGAACGTGCCCGAGTGGTGCTCGAGAAAGCACTCGCCCTTGCTCCCAATCTCGCACGCGCAAACTTCTTTTACGCCAAGGTGCTGCGAAATGATGGTCGCTATGAAGAAGCAGCCCAGCATCTACGGACCGTGCTCGAGCAATATCCGCGTGACCGCGTCGCGCGCAATGACTTGGGGCGAATTTTGTTTCTACAACGCCGCTATGGCGACGCGGTGAAGCAGTTCCAGGCAGTGTTGTCGGTTGATCCCGAGGATTTGCAGGCGCACTACAACCTAATGCTTTGTTACACGGGAATGGGTGACGCCAAACAGGCACGCGAGCACCAGCTACGCTATCTGCGCTTCAAGGCAGACGAGGCTGCGCAGACAATCACCGGACCCTATCGGCGCTTGCACCCGGAAGACAACAACGAGCGGCAGCCGATTCACGAGCATGTCTCGGTGCCGCTAGCGGCTTTAAAAGCAAAACCAGGTGGGTTGAGAACGTCGGCCGCATCAGGAGCGGGCCGGTGA